Proteins from a genomic interval of Lolium perenne isolate Kyuss_39 chromosome 1, Kyuss_2.0, whole genome shotgun sequence:
- the LOC127323740 gene encoding uncharacterized protein, with translation MELVFVDYNGCLAKEYSVVGWQRKWTLVTVSGRFIEYISSDVSCGDHWRERGCGVNGRGHRGGSEWEIPGGSGAVHLPRGSSNLPHEADDLECEHAELLGEEGDPGEVQKWMRRRSADSLARQ, from the exons ATGGAGCTAGTGTTCGTTGATTacaatggttgcttggccaag GAATATTCAGTTGTTGGATGGCAAAGAAAATGGACTCTGGTTACTGTTTCTGGTCGTTTCATAGAGTACATATCTTCAGATGTTTCCT GTGGAGATCACTGGCGTGAACGTGGCTGTGGAGTGAACGGTCGTGGCCACCGCGGGGGTTCGGAGTGGGAGATCCCCGGCGGTTCCGGTGCAGTGCACCTTCCGAGAGGTTCGAGCAACCTCCCGCACGAAGCGGACGATCTGGAGTGCGAGCATGCCGAGCTCCTAGGTGAGGAAGGCGATCCAGGAGAGGTGCAGAAGTGGATGCGGAGGCGGAGCGCTGATTCATTGGCGCGTCAGTGA